A DNA window from Microcystis aeruginosa NIES-843 contains the following coding sequences:
- a CDS encoding caspase family protein: MAEPSTTQAILVGIERYADSNAIPDLNGPVNDVYRFCQWLRYRNVPPENISVFASPLDRNTGIVDEITSLINSKPLEATKDIVNKALREEARKKTASLFFLFWSGHGWIVPQGDRRLIYADATIEDLKNLNLTAQLNAMQTDLYKNLPQQLLIFDACANSQLLKITPPDDLPPIGKHLPSQQQMVMLAANPGEYAINKGDEQTGIFSRELLNELNSLKDTEVWPPDLESVMQSVQKKFIKLREDKQTRQTPSYLLSHIPHPKCHNVSKEEGA, encoded by the coding sequence ATGGCTGAACCATCGACAACGCAAGCTATTCTGGTCGGCATTGAAAGGTATGCCGATTCTAATGCTATTCCGGATTTGAACGGTCCGGTCAATGATGTTTATCGGTTCTGTCAATGGTTACGATATCGCAATGTGCCTCCTGAAAATATTTCGGTTTTCGCATCTCCACTCGATCGCAATACTGGAATCGTTGACGAGATTACCAGTCTGATCAACAGTAAACCCTTAGAAGCGACCAAAGATATAGTCAATAAAGCTCTGCGCGAGGAAGCGAGAAAAAAAACAGCAAGCTTGTTTTTCTTGTTTTGGTCGGGACACGGTTGGATCGTCCCTCAAGGCGATCGTCGATTGATTTATGCCGATGCGACAATTGAGGACTTGAAGAACCTTAATTTAACTGCCCAGCTTAATGCTATGCAGACCGATTTATATAAAAATTTACCTCAGCAGTTACTAATCTTCGATGCTTGCGCTAATTCCCAATTATTAAAGATAACTCCACCTGACGATCTTCCCCCTATCGGTAAACATTTGCCAAGTCAACAACAAATGGTCATGCTGGCGGCTAATCCGGGAGAATATGCGATTAATAAAGGCGACGAACAAACGGGTATATTTTCACGAGAACTATTAAATGAATTGAACTCATTAAAAGATACAGAGGTTTGGCCTCCAGATCTGGAGTCAGTTATGCAGTCCGTGCAGAAAAAGTTCATCAAACTGCGAGAAGATAAACAAACCAGGCAAACTCCTTCATATCTTTTATCCCACATTCCGCACCCTAAGTGTCACAACGTCTCAAAAGAGGAAGGGGCGTGA
- a CDS encoding IS630-like element ISMae23 family transposase: MPAKDFLDLEEKKNLQKALKEEERAEVRERILMFLLLNDGKTQREIADFIGCSLKTVAPWCVHGDPNNLESLEDGRKNGNHKKATEEYINLLLKIVDEDPKEFGYEFGRWTAARLAEHLEKETRIKLSGSQVRRILRRKKYVYIWAKYSLEDKQDKKLRKAFKEKLDEYLRLAKEKPESIQVWFWDGAFKVATQVRHTAPHECGFSLRVIRRRAWTKKGKRKKVNGQRKRGRVNVMGALRYNDKKRVCFMIKKGNSETFHEQLKKLHEEIRQEWINLGNLPEDFREKGPKIIIILDNASYHKKKDVIEQVEKELPNIRLEFLPAYSPDYNLIELVWHSAKEYIANREFENKEELEKVVNQLLNEGGLIIKWSRKLKNKGNAVNVT, from the coding sequence ATGCCAGCAAAAGATTTCCTAGACTTAGAAGAAAAGAAAAACTTACAAAAAGCTCTTAAAGAAGAAGAAAGAGCAGAGGTTAGGGAAAGAATTTTAATGTTTCTCTTGCTAAACGACGGAAAAACTCAACGAGAAATAGCTGACTTTATTGGCTGTTCACTCAAAACGGTCGCCCCTTGGTGTGTTCACGGTGATCCTAACAATTTAGAAAGTCTAGAAGATGGGAGAAAAAATGGAAATCATAAAAAAGCCACAGAGGAATATATTAATTTACTATTAAAAATAGTTGATGAAGACCCGAAGGAATTTGGATATGAATTCGGGAGATGGACAGCGGCAAGATTAGCAGAGCATCTAGAAAAGGAAACAAGAATTAAACTGAGTGGCTCGCAAGTGAGAAGAATATTGAGAAGAAAAAAGTATGTGTATATCTGGGCGAAATATAGTCTAGAAGATAAGCAAGACAAGAAATTAAGAAAAGCATTTAAAGAAAAATTAGATGAATATTTAAGGTTGGCTAAAGAAAAGCCAGAGTCAATCCAGGTATGGTTTTGGGACGGGGCTTTCAAGGTGGCGACGCAGGTTCGCCACACAGCCCCTCATGAGTGTGGATTTAGTTTGAGAGTAATAAGAAGGAGAGCTTGGACAAAAAAAGGAAAGCGAAAAAAAGTGAATGGACAAAGAAAAAGAGGAAGGGTGAATGTGATGGGAGCCTTAAGATATAATGACAAAAAACGAGTCTGTTTTATGATCAAAAAAGGAAATTCAGAAACTTTCCATGAACAATTAAAGAAACTTCATGAAGAGATTCGTCAAGAATGGATAAACTTGGGAAATCTGCCCGAAGATTTTCGAGAAAAAGGACCGAAAATTATCATCATATTAGACAATGCTAGTTATCACAAAAAGAAAGATGTTATTGAGCAGGTGGAAAAAGAGTTGCCCAATATTAGGCTAGAGTTTTTACCAGCTTATAGTCCAGATTACAACCTAATAGAATTAGTGTGGCATTCCGCTAAAGAGTACATAGCTAATCGAGAATTTGAAAATAAAGAAGAACTGGAAAAAGTAGTCAATCAGCTTTTAAATGAAGGGGGATTGATTATTAAATGGAGTAGAAAACTTAAAAATAAGGGTAATGCTGTCAATGTAACTTAA
- a CDS encoding BrnT family toxin, whose translation MDESFEWDEDKNRLNQQKHDVSFELAQYAFFDPKRVIVQDLAHSQEENRFYCMGQVNEGIITVRFTYREGKVRIFGAGYWRKGRKLYEQQNNLY comes from the coding sequence ATGGATGAAAGCTTTGAATGGGATGAAGATAAAAATCGTTTAAACCAACAGAAACACGATGTTTCCTTTGAATTAGCCCAATACGCATTTTTTGACCCCAAAAGAGTTATCGTACAAGATCTGGCTCACAGTCAAGAAGAAAATCGATTTTACTGTATGGGGCAAGTCAATGAAGGAATTATCACAGTACGCTTTACTTACCGGGAAGGAAAAGTTAGAATTTTTGGAGCTGGTTATTGGCGAAAAGGACGTAAACTATATGAACAGCAAAATAACTTATACTGA
- a CDS encoding protein adenylyltransferase SelO, with the protein MTDHLTNPFLSLPYESAMQDLGDQYYDQVAAADFPSHILRFRNDALLPLVGIQPELTLDEHFIEAFGKFQSLNPFLSLRYHGYQFGEYNPFLGDGRGFLYGQVRGIDGKLYDFGTKGSGRTPYSRHADGRLTLKGGVREVLAGEALRGLGVNTSRCLSLVETGEALWRGDEPSPTRSSVMIRVSNSHIRFGTFERLFHIKRSDLIKRLLDHVIIYYYPEIDPQDSDRYLKFYAALIERTAKLAAQWMAAGFCHGVLNTDNMSITGESFDYGPYAFIPSYNPQFTAAYFDYGGRYSYGNQPFICRLNLELLQSPLAMVVSLLELDLALANYDQHYNFYYQKMMLKKLGFEDIFTPESALLVSKTVEVLQETGLGYHEFFYQLSEQFNYGWRENSSLILENMDLPKADWQRWRELYSLVLNQLPLDSLAQIGDTLTHYNPKTALLRPLIESVWEAITSKDDWQPFQELVIKLQNKQ; encoded by the coding sequence ATGACAGACCATCTCACCAATCCCTTTCTCAGTCTCCCTTACGAAAGCGCCATGCAGGACTTGGGGGACCAATACTACGATCAAGTTGCGGCTGCGGATTTTCCCAGTCATATCCTTCGTTTTCGCAATGATGCTTTATTACCTTTGGTGGGAATTCAGCCAGAATTAACCTTAGATGAGCATTTTATCGAGGCTTTTGGTAAATTTCAATCCCTGAACCCCTTTTTGTCCCTGCGTTACCACGGTTATCAATTTGGCGAGTATAATCCTTTCTTGGGAGATGGTCGCGGTTTTCTCTACGGTCAAGTTAGGGGTATTGATGGCAAATTATACGATTTTGGTACGAAAGGATCGGGACGGACCCCCTATTCCCGTCATGCGGACGGTAGGTTAACTCTCAAGGGTGGAGTTAGAGAAGTCTTAGCCGGGGAAGCTTTACGGGGTTTAGGGGTGAATACCTCTCGCTGTTTGAGTTTGGTGGAAACGGGGGAAGCTCTCTGGCGCGGCGATGAACCTTCCCCGACGCGATCTTCGGTGATGATTCGAGTTAGTAATTCTCATATTCGTTTTGGGACTTTTGAGCGTTTATTTCATATTAAACGTAGCGATTTAATTAAAAGACTCCTCGATCATGTGATTATTTATTATTATCCTGAAATCGATCCCCAAGATAGCGATCGCTATTTAAAATTTTACGCCGCTTTGATTGAAAGAACCGCTAAATTAGCAGCCCAATGGATGGCCGCCGGTTTTTGTCATGGGGTTCTCAATACCGATAATATGTCAATTACCGGGGAAAGTTTCGATTATGGTCCCTACGCTTTTATTCCTTCCTATAACCCCCAATTTACGGCGGCCTATTTCGACTACGGTGGTCGTTATAGTTATGGCAATCAGCCTTTTATCTGTCGCTTAAATCTAGAGTTACTGCAATCTCCCCTGGCCATGGTCGTCTCCTTGTTAGAGTTAGATCTGGCTTTGGCTAACTATGACCAGCATTACAATTTTTATTATCAAAAAATGATGCTCAAAAAGTTAGGTTTTGAGGATATTTTTACTCCCGAATCCGCTTTACTGGTCAGCAAAACCGTGGAAGTTCTCCAAGAAACTGGCCTCGGTTATCACGAATTTTTCTATCAATTAAGTGAACAATTTAATTACGGTTGGCGAGAAAATAGTTCTCTAATTCTTGAAAATATGGATTTACCCAAAGCTGATTGGCAACGTTGGCGAGAATTATATAGTTTGGTCTTAAATCAATTACCCCTAGATTCCTTAGCTCAAATTGGGGACACCTTAACGCATTATAATCCTAAAACCGCTTTACTTAGACCGCTAATCGAATCGGTCTGGGAAGCCATTACCTCTAAAGACGATTGGCAACCTTTCCAAGAATTAGTGATAAAATTACAGAATAAACAGTAA
- a CDS encoding chlororespiratory reduction protein 7, translating to MPDSIMYQGDYFLVLEADQPEQFQTPDQLRDKLKDLITAKPEICPRQLAKFSSFEEKSLYLRDNYCELDLGEEGYLQWYVVRLEK from the coding sequence ATGCCCGATTCTATTATGTATCAAGGGGACTATTTTCTTGTCCTTGAGGCCGATCAACCTGAACAATTCCAGACTCCCGACCAGTTGCGGGATAAGTTAAAAGATTTAATCACCGCAAAACCAGAGATTTGTCCCCGACAATTGGCGAAATTCTCTAGTTTTGAGGAAAAATCTCTCTATCTGCGCGATAATTACTGCGAGTTAGACCTGGGTGAGGAGGGTTATCTACAATGGTATGTGGTCCGTTTGGAAAAATAA
- a CDS encoding salt stress protein, Slr1339 family encodes MGEIEDLLAQMKAEYQKRDQEKPMPSPSSRQEKDRYPDEFKVNYTSDSATDALLKALALENQERQQQEAAEKEKAAALKQQRKREALTRKAKQWLDKLDAKSEEGRWFEEFSYSYDSPLEAAITYLEALGEVDISK; translated from the coding sequence ATGGGAGAAATAGAAGATTTACTGGCACAAATGAAGGCAGAATACCAGAAACGGGATCAGGAAAAACCGATGCCGTCCCCTTCTTCTCGCCAAGAAAAAGATCGTTACCCAGACGAATTTAAGGTTAATTATACCAGCGATTCTGCTACCGATGCGCTTTTAAAAGCTTTAGCCTTAGAAAACCAAGAAAGGCAACAACAGGAGGCAGCGGAAAAAGAAAAAGCAGCGGCATTAAAACAGCAGCGTAAGCGAGAAGCTTTAACTAGAAAGGCGAAGCAATGGTTAGATAAATTGGATGCTAAATCGGAGGAAGGACGCTGGTTTGAGGAGTTTTCATATAGCTACGATTCTCCTTTAGAAGCGGCGATCACCTATCTAGAAGCTTTGGGAGAAGTGGACATTTCTAAATGA
- the menD gene encoding 2-succinyl-5-enolpyruvyl-6-hydroxy-3-cyclohexene-1-carboxylic-acid synthase, with protein MSIDFRNLNTLWGSILVETLARLGLKIGVVSPGSRSTPLTIALARHPQIEAIPILDERSAAFFALGLAKQLYQPVVLVCTSGTATANFYPAVIEAKESHVPLLILTADRPPELRHAHAGQTIDQVKLYGNYPNWQAEISCPSANIERLRYLRQTIIHAWWRCLDPVPGVVHLNLPFRDPLAPTPDLEINNLEANFDQEAFFSHISRQNIAINHSILQINSLPSKGIIIAGLASPQNPESYCQAIADLARSQQYPILAEALSPLRNYAGLNPHLITTYDLLLRNPALRTQLTPDVVLQIGELPTSKELRTWLEEIDCPRWIIDPHPDNYDPLQGKTGHLRVNIEQLGDLFPDKTDNNREYRQLWQKFDQQARLTIDRLLAAETKLIEGKIPWLLSQYLPPRTPIFISNSMPVRYAEFFNPPSDRQIRPYFNRGANGIDGNLSTAIGIAYKNVPSLLLTGDLALLHDTNGFLIKKYFVGSLTIILINNKGGGIFQMLPIAKFDPPFEEFFATPQNIDFCQLCRTYGIDYHLISDWTDFEQKIAVLPESGIRLLEISCDRAFNTQWFLSNYV; from the coding sequence ATGTCGATCGATTTTCGCAATCTTAATACACTTTGGGGTTCTATTTTAGTCGAAACATTGGCCCGTTTGGGATTGAAGATAGGGGTGGTTTCTCCCGGATCGCGATCGACTCCTTTAACGATAGCCTTGGCAAGACATCCCCAGATTGAAGCTATTCCCATCTTAGACGAGCGCTCGGCCGCTTTTTTTGCCCTGGGATTAGCCAAACAATTATATCAACCGGTGGTTTTAGTCTGCACTTCCGGGACCGCCACGGCTAATTTTTATCCCGCAGTCATTGAAGCAAAAGAAAGTCATGTCCCTTTATTAATTCTAACCGCCGATCGCCCCCCAGAATTGCGTCATGCTCACGCCGGTCAGACTATCGATCAAGTCAAACTCTACGGTAATTATCCAAATTGGCAAGCGGAAATTAGCTGTCCTAGTGCCAATATCGAGCGTTTACGCTATCTCCGTCAAACTATCATCCACGCGTGGTGGCGCTGTCTCGATCCTGTCCCCGGAGTGGTGCATCTGAACTTACCATTTCGGGATCCCCTCGCACCAACTCCCGATCTAGAAATTAACAATTTAGAGGCTAATTTTGACCAAGAGGCTTTTTTTAGCCATATATCTCGGCAAAATATCGCCATTAACCACTCAATTCTCCAAATTAATTCTTTACCCTCCAAAGGAATTATCATCGCGGGATTAGCTTCCCCGCAAAACCCTGAAAGTTACTGTCAGGCGATCGCTGATTTAGCCCGATCGCAACAATATCCCATCTTAGCGGAAGCTTTATCTCCTCTGCGAAACTATGCAGGGTTAAATCCCCATCTCATCACCACCTATGATTTATTATTGCGGAATCCTGCCCTTAGAACCCAATTAACCCCCGATGTTGTCCTGCAAATTGGCGAATTACCCACCAGCAAAGAATTACGGACCTGGTTAGAAGAAATCGACTGTCCGCGCTGGATTATCGATCCCCATCCCGATAATTACGATCCTCTACAGGGAAAAACCGGACATCTCAGGGTAAATATCGAGCAATTAGGGGATTTATTCCCAGATAAAACCGATAATAATCGAGAATATCGGCAATTATGGCAAAAATTCGACCAGCAAGCTCGATTAACCATCGATCGCCTTTTGGCAGCAGAAACTAAACTGATTGAAGGTAAAATCCCTTGGCTGCTCTCCCAATACCTCCCCCCCCGCACCCCGATCTTTATCTCTAATAGTATGCCTGTTCGCTATGCCGAGTTTTTTAACCCGCCTAGCGATCGCCAAATTCGTCCTTATTTTAACCGCGGGGCCAATGGCATCGACGGCAACCTCTCCACTGCGATAGGAATAGCTTATAAAAATGTCCCTAGTCTGCTATTAACGGGAGATTTAGCCCTATTACACGACACAAATGGTTTTTTAATCAAAAAATATTTTGTTGGCTCCTTGACCATAATTTTAATCAATAACAAGGGGGGAGGCATTTTCCAGATGTTGCCGATCGCCAAATTTGACCCTCCCTTTGAAGAATTTTTTGCCACTCCCCAAAATATCGACTTTTGCCAACTCTGTCGCACCTACGGTATTGATTACCATTTAATCAGCGATTGGACTGATTTTGAGCAAAAAATCGCAGTTTTGCCGGAATCAGGCATAAGATTACTAGAAATATCCTGCGATCGAGCTTTTAATACCCAATGGTTCCTCAGTAATTATGTGTAG
- a CDS encoding Mov34/MPN/PAD-1 family protein — translation MILITDQISQRIFTHAESTYPEECCGLLLGKITETAAQVITVQTTENNWSGNRKNRFSIAPEVLLQAQKSARENQLEIIGIYHSHPDHAAIPSEIDRQLAWSGYTYLIVSVVSGQAIDLQAWQLDEGEQFQPVKIL, via the coding sequence ATGATCCTGATTACAGACCAAATTTCCCAGCGTATTTTCACCCACGCAGAATCCACCTATCCCGAAGAATGTTGTGGGTTACTCTTGGGAAAAATTACCGAAACAGCAGCCCAAGTGATCACCGTGCAAACCACAGAAAATAACTGGTCAGGTAATAGGAAAAACCGCTTTAGTATTGCTCCAGAAGTGCTTTTACAAGCTCAAAAATCGGCGCGGGAAAACCAGCTAGAAATTATTGGTATCTATCATTCCCATCCCGATCATGCCGCCATTCCCTCGGAAATTGATCGCCAATTAGCCTGGTCAGGATATACTTATTTAATTGTCTCCGTAGTTTCAGGACAAGCGATCGATTTACAAGCTTGGCAACTGGACGAAGGCGAACAATTTCAACCGGTAAAAATATTATAG